A genome region from bacterium includes the following:
- a CDS encoding type III pantothenate kinase: MLLAIDIGNTTIVFGVYDYDELKYHFKIGTDKKKTADEYGKIISGMIKTNISAVIISCVVPPLIPIFTQMVKDYFQTEPVFVEGTKVKFPVLYDNPEEVGADRIVNAIAGFRLYGGPIIIVDFGTATTFDVVSQNGEYLGGAIAPGIAISIEALWTKTALLPRVELIKPETVIGKTTIKSMQAGIFYGFVGQVDEIITKIKQELELEPKIVATGGLAKLISQELRYIQSVNPLLTLEGLKIIYEEGLMNE; this comes from the coding sequence ATGCTTTTAGCCATTGATATTGGGAATACAACGATTGTTTTTGGCGTTTATGACTATGATGAATTGAAATACCACTTTAAAATTGGTACAGATAAGAAAAAGACCGCAGATGAATATGGGAAAATTATCTCTGGTATGATTAAAACGAATATCTCTGCCGTTATAATCTCCTGTGTTGTCCCACCATTAATTCCCATATTTACGCAGATGGTCAAAGATTATTTTCAAACTGAGCCAGTGTTTGTTGAAGGAACAAAGGTTAAATTTCCTGTTCTTTATGATAATCCAGAAGAGGTCGGAGCAGATAGAATCGTTAATGCTATTGCTGGGTTTAGACTTTATGGAGGACCGATAATTATTGTTGATTTTGGGACAGCAACTACCTTTGATGTTGTCTCTCAAAATGGTGAATATTTAGGCGGAGCAATTGCCCCGGGCATTGCGATTTCCATTGAGGCATTGTGGACTAAAACCGCTTTACTTCCCAGAGTAGAATTGATAAAACCAGAAACTGTTATTGGTAAAACGACAATTAAAAGCATGCAGGCAGGAATATTCTATGGATTTGTTGGACAGGTAGATGAGATAATAACAAAGATTAAGCAAGAACTTGAATTAGAACCAAAGATAGTCGCTACCGGTGGCTTAGCCAAATTAATCAGTCAGGAATTAAGGTATATTCAATCAGTGAATCCTTTATTGACATTGGAAGGATTAAAGATTATTTATGAAGAGGGATTAATGAATGAGTGA